The Pan paniscus chromosome 15, NHGRI_mPanPan1-v2.0_pri, whole genome shotgun sequence genome includes a window with the following:
- the RNASE12 gene encoding probable inactive ribonuclease-like protein 12, giving the protein MLPVTVTRKMTAVKAKDAKSLLPLMIIMVIIFLVLLFWENEVNDEAVMSTLEHLHVDYPQNDVPVPARYCNHMIIQRVIREPDHTCKKEHVFIHERPRKINGICISPKKVACQNLSAIFCFQSETKFKMTVCQLIEGTRYPACRYHYSPTEGFVLVTCDDLRPDSFLGYVK; this is encoded by the exons ATGTTACCTGTGACAGTGACCAGAAAAATGACAG CAGTCAAAGCCAAAGATGCGAAGTCACTCTTACCTCTGATGATAATAATGGTGATAATTTTCTTGGTGCTTCTGTTCTGGGAAAATGAGGTGAATGATGAAGCAGTGATGTCAACCTTAGAACACTTGCATGTGGACTACCCTCAGAATGACGTTCCCGTTCCTGCAAGGTACTGCAACCACATGATCATACAAAGAGTTATCAGGGAACCTGACCACACTTGTAAAAAGGAGCATGTCTTCATCCATGAGAGGCCTCGAAAAATCAATGGTATTTGCATTTCTCCCAAGAAGGTTGCTTGCCAAAACCTTTCGGCCATTTTCTGCTTTCAGAGTGAGACAAAATTCAAAATGACAGTCTGTCAGCTCATTGAAGGCACAAGATACCCTGCCTGCAGGTACCACTATTCCCCCACAGAGGGGTTTGTTCTTGTCACTTGTGATGACTTGAGGCCAGATAGTTTCCTTGGCTATGTTAAATAA